Proteins encoded within one genomic window of Ranitomeya variabilis isolate aRanVar5 chromosome 4, aRanVar5.hap1, whole genome shotgun sequence:
- the LOC143768083 gene encoding uncharacterized protein LOC143768083 — protein sequence MDRDRDKMAERILHLTLEILFRLSGEDYTLVKKTTSCQDPVSEGWGRPLSPITGPPPHPVIHEDINDQKILELTYKMIELLTGEVPIRNQDVSVYFSMEEWEYLEGHKDMYMDVMMEIPQDLTSPDQFSKRTTPERCPRPLLPQDCKQEDPNVPQDHQGEDLTHINTTETYLRDDEWCKEESPTDNCPDFKADDHGITPDPDEEHTSIQDMPSALHSDDLSSDLFQEVQSSDSSQTVKQNRSHQWDVEHQIVHTREKTYACSECDKCYSIKSNLVRHQRIHTGEKPFSCSKCGKFFNQRSDLLSHQRTHIVEKPFSCSECGKCFKWKSVLVRHVRVHTGEKPYSCLECDKSFNHKSCLLTHQRIHTGEKSFPCSECSKYFSEKCHLIRHQRIHTGEKPFSCSECGKCFMVKSTLVRHQRSHTGEKPFSCSECGKCFTEKSSLVTHQRSHTGVNPFSCSECGKYFTHKSHLFQHQTIHTGE from the exons ATGGATagagacagggacaagatggcagagaggatattacacctcaccctagagatcctcttccggctttctggagag GATTATACACTAGTAAAGAAGACCACTAGCTGTCAGGACCCTgtatctgagggatggggaagaccactgagcccaatcacggggcctccacctcaccccgtcatacatgaggacatcaatgaccagaagatcctagaactcacctacaagatgattgagctgctgactggagag gttcctataaggaatcaggatgtctccgtctatttctccatggaggagtgggagtatttagaaggacacaaagatatgTACATGGACGTCATGATGGAGATTCCCCAggacctcacatcaccag atcaatTCAGTAAGagaacaacaccagagagatgtccccgtcctcttcttccacaggactgtaaacaagaagatcccaatgttcctcaggatcatcag ggtgaagatctgacccatattaatactacagaaacaTATCTGAGGGATGATGAATGGTGTAAAGAGGAGAGTCCTACAGATAActgcccag ATTTTAAAGCAGATGATCATGGAATCACACCAGACCCAGACGAAGAACATACCAGTATCCAAGATATGCCCTCAGCCCTTCACAGCGATGATCTATCATCTGATCTTTTTCAAGAGGTCCAATCCtctgattcatcacagactgttaAACAAAATAGAAGCCACCAATGGGATGTTGAACATCAAATTGTTCATACAAGGGAGAAGACAtatgcatgttcagaatgtgacAAATGTTATAGcattaaatcaaatcttgttaggcatcagagaattcacacaggggagaaaccattttcatgttccaaatgtgggaaattttttaacCAAAGATCAGATCTTCtttcacatcagagaactcacatagtggagaaaccattttcatgttcagaatgtgggaagtgttttaaatGGAAATCAGTTTTAGTTAGACATGTGAGagttcacactggggagaagccatattcttgTTTAGAATGTGATAAAAGTTTTAATCATAAATCATGTCttcttacacatcagagaattcacacaggggagaagtcatttccatgttcagaatgtagtAAATATTTTTCAGAGAAATGCCATCTTAttagacaccagagaattcacacaggggagaagccattttcatgttcagaatgtggtaaatgtttcatGGTTAAATCAacgcttgttagacatcagagaagtcacactggagagaaaccattttcgtgttcagaatgtgggaaatgttttactgagaaatcaagtcttgttacacatcagagaagccACACAGGGGTGAATCCattttcatgttccgaatgtgggaaatattttactcacAAATCACATCTTTTTCAACATCAAACAATTCATACAGGCGAGTAA